CCGGATGAATGACACGATCGACATCTGCCGCGTCAAGGGTGACATCCTGATCGACGGAGAGAACATCTACGACCCCAAGGTCGACCCGGTGCAACTGCGCGCCAAGGTCGGCATGGTGTTCCAGAAGCCGAACCCGTTCCCCAAGTCGATCTACGACAACATCGCCTATGGCCCGCGCATCCACGGGTTGGCCCAGGGCAAGGCCGACCTGGACGAGATCGTCGAGAGGAGCCTGCGCCGCGGCGCCATCTGGGACGAGGTCAAGGACCGGCTGCACGCGCCCGGCACCGGGTTGTCCGGCGGCCAGCAACAGCGCCTGTGCATCGCCCGCGCCGTCGCGACGGAGCCGGAGATCCTGCTGATGGACGAACCTTGTTCCGCGCTCGATCCCATCGCCACCGGCCAGGTGGAGGAACTGATCGACGAGCTGCGCGAAAGCTTCTCGGTCGTGATCGTGACGCACTCCATGCAGCAGGCGGCGCGCGTCAGCCAGAAGACCGCGTTTTTCCATCTCGGCAACCTGGTGGAATATGGCGACACATCGCAGATATTCACCAACCCGACAGATCCGCGCACCGAAAGTTACATCACCGGACGCATCGGTTAATCCGGGGGAGATACCAATGGACAACCAACATATCGCAAGCGCGTTCGATC
This genomic window from Pseudooceanicola aestuarii contains:
- the pstB gene encoding phosphate ABC transporter ATP-binding protein PstB, coding for MYDTQHPESKVDTKANKISARNVQVFYGDTHAIKDVDVEIEDNTVTAFIGPSGCGKSTFLRTLNRMNDTIDICRVKGDILIDGENIYDPKVDPVQLRAKVGMVFQKPNPFPKSIYDNIAYGPRIHGLAQGKADLDEIVERSLRRGAIWDEVKDRLHAPGTGLSGGQQQRLCIARAVATEPEILLMDEPCSALDPIATGQVEELIDELRESFSVVIVTHSMQQAARVSQKTAFFHLGNLVEYGDTSQIFTNPTDPRTESYITGRIG